The proteins below are encoded in one region of Ricinus communis isolate WT05 ecotype wild-type chromosome 6, ASM1957865v1, whole genome shotgun sequence:
- the LOC8268908 gene encoding UBP1-associated protein 2A, with product MAKKRKHDSKASVESTEPPKKQQHQEEETEKQEQKQEIVEEETEEYEQVEEEVEEEQEEEEEEEEEEEDDQNQNQIDGGGQGDVNNDYDDDDPIENLLEPFGKEQLVNLLKEASDKHRDVADRIRKIADADPAHRKIFVHGLGWDSTAETLTNAFKQYGEIEDCKAVCDKVSGKSKGYGFILFKKRSGARKALEEPQKKIGNRMTACQLASMGPVPTSTAPANTPAPGQQQVSEYTQRKIYISNVGADLDPQQLTSFFSKFGEIEEGPLGLDKLTGKPKGFCLFVYKSVESAKKALEEPHKNFEGHILHCQKAVDGPKHGKSQQQQQHHNVQKSHFQRNGNAGGYSGRNVPGPAHLMAPAAPPGIGYQGAAGAPALNPALGQALTALLASQGAGLGLNLLGSLGSAAAVNQGGVPGAAAGMQGAYGNQPSISPGVIGYGNQGVMQGGYSSQQIGQTSSGRGQHGGVGQYGGVGPYMGH from the coding sequence ATGGCTAAGAAGCGAAAGCACGATTCCAAGGCAAGCGTAGAATCGACTGAACCTCCAAAGAAGCAACAACatcaagaagaggaaactGAAAAACAAGAACAGAAACAAGAAATTGTAGAAGAAGAAACAGAAGAATACGAACAAGTCGAAGAAGAAGTCgaagaagaacaagaagaggaagaggaagaggaagaggaagaagaagatgatcaaaatcaaaatcagaTCGACGGTGGAGGTCAAGGTGATGTTAATAATgattatgatgatgatgaccCGATAGAGAACCTTCTAGAACCATTTGGAAAAGAACAACTTGTGAATCTTCTTAAAGAAGCTTCCGATAAGCACCGTGACGTGGCGGATCGGATTAGAAAAATAGCAGATGCAGATCCAGCTCACAGGAAGATATTTGTGCACGGACTTGGGTGGGACAGCACCGCTGAAACCCTTACTAATGCCTTCAAGCAGTACGGTGAAATTGAAGATTGTAAGGCTGTTTGTGATAAGGTTTCAGGGAAATCCAAAGGTTATGgctttatactttttaagaAGCGGAGTGGGGCCCGCAAGGCATTAGAGGAGCCTCAGAAGAAAATTGGGAATCGAATGACTGCTTGTCAATTGGCTTCGATGGGTCCTGTTCCTACATCTACCGCTCCAGCGAATACCCCCGCTCCTGGTCAACAGCAGGTGTCTGAATATACACAGAGGAAGATTTACATTAGTAATGTTGGGGCGGATTTGGACCCGCAGCAGCTTACTAGTTTCTTTTCTAAGTTtggagaaattgaagaagGTCCACTTGGGTTAGATAAATTGACTGGTAAACCCAAAGGGTTCTGTTTGTTTGTGTATAAGAGTGTTGAGAGCGCTAAAAAAGCTCTTGAAGAGCcacataaaaattttgaagGGCATATTTTGCATTGTCAGAAAGCTGTTGATGGACCAAAACATGGTAAGTCtcagcagcagcaacagcaTCATAATGTGCAGAAGTCGCATTTTCAAAGGAATGGTAATGCTGGTGGTTACAGTGGTAGAAATGTTCCAGGTCCAGCTCATTTAATGGCGCCTGCTGCCCCACCGGGGATTGGGTACCAAGGAGCCGCAGGAGCACCTGCTTTGAATCCTGCACTTGGACAGGCATTAACAGCACTGCTTGCTTCGCAAGGTGCTGGATTGGGGCTTAATTTGCTAGGAAGTTTGGGTTCTGCTGCTGCGGTTAACCAGGGTGGTGTACCTGGTGCTGCAGCTGGAATGCAGGGTGCTTATGGTAATCAACCAAGTATAAGCCCGGGAGTGATTGGTTATGGAAATCAGGGAGTGATGCAGGGTGGTTACTCAAGTCAGCAGATAGGCCAGACTAGTTCTGGAAGAGGGCAGCATGGTGGTGTTGGGCAATATGGTGGTGTGGGGCCTTATATGGGTCACTAG